One Turneriella parva DSM 21527 genomic region harbors:
- a CDS encoding LamG-like jellyroll fold domain-containing protein — protein sequence MNDKTACHKADVTRPQLAQAIFPVSGALISQLAYIDLRFSEELNDPQPSDFVLSDTGATGVNIVRVEKTAAFTYRLYTNQSQVSNGPIVLSFTNVRDYAGNRITGVTDVSYQGNVDIEIRLTTAPAVLSGISNTAGGYNQAGFAVEFTHDFVDDDGNSWSACVTSGEITCALGSGFSNGTMLASADKTIAPGSPVSLSRSPTQFSLGPNRLVIYVENFAKNKKGTNSWPIFRDDTPPLTSFTPPADAYATAQNIELTCSNNYERIIYTVASQQSTAPAPPPDPTFSATGQPILPAVLYTGPITTPSTPDPQVSIYKWRCIDRGGNVEPVVQSATYTIDSSIPAVTVNLDTSIFRPFVSPTVNNTSTLRFTTNLAAPATYRIVHNATSCTDAGATVLQPLTALPATAGIPVERILNTSSDLPSDGVYNVRICVQNLSAQWGFAFLQITRDSTAPTTAASPVGGSFGEPQSVALTCSDNPDRIVFTTNGDEPHFGMPASNTYSTPFQTPQGVTTLKYICRDKAGNNEASVKTQVYTVDSVLPTITVLSNTYAALSNTGSQTQTTISWTSSRPSAPYTVRLGGTSCTTGTQLASGTTEPTISSPTNTIVTEANLGSNGPHTIRICVQNLILAYGNTTLTLTRDTTPPTFAGLTSLTSGGSSNFTLQWSLADDTTGSGIAYYNIYRAEAVGGPYTTVNHIAAHPATSINVTVPVATNTYYYVAGAVDNAGNETKVTASPFATKPQIRLVVSGLDTANSKTFGFTDGTASGTISANSIAPGVVWVTTRGLGDTYNFAITAQPAGQVCAIRQGQFGTLLSDLTLNIDCANGYMVGGRFQAVAATNVPAMLYRTRAEFLQTSFAVLGELPNSLAVAGGFVFWGTDGDCDGGAPLSYCIYKTDVNNINARTLVASGIPGVIRGMATDGTSIYFTTLTDNRLYKVPVVGGARFEVASGFSNPFGIALDGDDIYVCNRAADELVKVDLRTGQKTTVVSGISAPIGIVVVGNDLYFTRAGVNAVYRVPKGGGTVVTAFGQTSAGHVDGVGSVVRLNEPHDLIYDGKGSLIFTEYGNHVVRRAYLATGQVTTLVGNSSMSSMFYTNGAGSSAGLPRPVGIATDGRNMYISLHGDRRIVKLFEDKLTGHWTFTNNSDDYSSDAAAVTPAWLGTATYTTGRFGEAAGAALFDGSRHVTTKNFTFTVNQPFTLSAWVRASDLSVARPIIGNLTDFEFQWYIAPNGSVTFQNWYSSGALTNYLSSTSAGVVKTNTWVHLTYVYRGGDTVHPGGRIYVNGYNMTAASSQASVDFLDSFVSNVTIGATRSQASRFAGSMADVRIYNRALSEGEINELAQDTGTSANIGPTELIAHYEMSGYTASGALAQNLLGGTTSAVGKDGDTAGAFSFNGTGSLSVDAATIAALPKENAPRTLCAFIRPLAYPPVSNFVSPVSYGGAGSGREFGLAISRDAGTNIFVANTFNSAFDHAVAYKFSLGTWAHVCATFDGTNARLYVDGALVGTKPVTLSTSVSSTVSGAFRVGAWFDDGHRFTGDVDDVRVYNKALSAAEIRQIAVQAPAGLVSRFDFTGDTADASGQGNTLTNAGATPTDDRFDLNSQAYKFDGSDSMSVAAGNHLVSDATFALWIRPSTIPAGLTGLIDNWNGDGSTAGAKGGGIVFNGPTALQVLARGNGAVNDCGVTYMPPAGTYRHIAATVRSGSTGNITIYVDGAAIRTCTPANLFPEFNNGVNFAIGKNIWPTGFDGNIDDVRIYNRALSATEVRALVQQPSRRIYVTANTYSGDLAGVTGADAKCNNVADVNKPPGVYKAMLVDDSVRRACTSASCATSGFLENIDWVLRPQVPYVDQAGTRYLFTANDRAVFSSVAIGGIAGSAVYPWTGLSSSWLVGSVISPTQDDCANWTPVGVNGFYGEGSNTGGGAISFNFGGCAFSRPLYCVEQ from the coding sequence TTGAACGATAAGACGGCGTGCCATAAAGCCGACGTCACGCGGCCACAACTTGCGCAGGCTATATTTCCTGTTTCCGGGGCTTTGATATCGCAGCTTGCCTATATAGACCTGCGCTTTAGCGAAGAGTTAAATGATCCACAGCCATCTGATTTCGTACTTTCTGATACGGGTGCCACTGGCGTCAATATTGTACGCGTCGAAAAAACCGCTGCTTTCACGTATCGCCTTTATACGAATCAATCGCAGGTAAGTAACGGGCCAATAGTCCTCAGCTTTACCAATGTGCGTGACTATGCTGGCAACCGAATCACGGGCGTAACCGATGTTTCGTATCAGGGTAACGTCGACATAGAGATTAGACTGACGACCGCCCCAGCCGTGTTGAGCGGCATTAGTAATACTGCAGGCGGGTACAATCAAGCCGGTTTCGCTGTGGAGTTTACTCACGATTTTGTAGATGACGACGGCAATTCGTGGAGCGCCTGTGTGACTTCGGGTGAAATCACATGTGCATTGGGAAGTGGATTTAGTAACGGTACGATGCTTGCTTCGGCAGACAAGACTATTGCGCCGGGTTCGCCCGTTTCTCTTTCGCGTTCGCCAACGCAGTTTTCTCTGGGACCAAACCGTCTGGTGATTTATGTAGAGAATTTTGCCAAGAACAAGAAAGGCACAAATTCATGGCCCATCTTTCGCGATGATACTCCGCCCCTCACTTCGTTCACACCGCCGGCAGATGCTTATGCCACGGCGCAAAACATAGAGCTCACCTGCTCAAATAACTACGAGCGAATTATCTATACCGTTGCATCGCAGCAGTCCACCGCGCCAGCGCCACCACCCGACCCAACCTTCAGTGCTACCGGGCAGCCCATCTTGCCGGCTGTTCTTTATACTGGGCCGATTACCACGCCTTCTACTCCCGACCCACAGGTGAGCATCTACAAGTGGCGCTGCATTGACCGAGGCGGTAATGTCGAACCGGTTGTTCAATCCGCAACATATACCATTGATAGTTCGATACCTGCGGTTACGGTGAATCTCGATACATCGATTTTTCGGCCGTTCGTCTCACCCACCGTGAACAACACATCGACACTGCGCTTCACAACAAACCTTGCTGCGCCGGCGACGTATAGGATTGTGCACAATGCGACCAGTTGCACAGATGCGGGCGCAACGGTGTTGCAACCACTCACCGCTTTGCCAGCGACTGCTGGCATACCGGTCGAAAGAATCCTGAATACCAGTAGTGATCTGCCAAGCGATGGAGTATACAATGTGCGTATTTGCGTGCAGAACCTCAGCGCGCAGTGGGGTTTTGCATTTTTGCAGATAACCCGTGACAGCACTGCGCCGACTACTGCCGCTTCACCTGTCGGTGGCAGTTTTGGCGAGCCACAATCAGTGGCCTTGACCTGTTCTGATAATCCCGACCGCATTGTATTCACTACGAACGGTGATGAACCCCATTTCGGTATGCCCGCTTCGAACACATACAGCACGCCGTTTCAGACGCCACAAGGTGTGACCACGCTCAAGTACATTTGCCGCGACAAGGCAGGCAATAACGAAGCGTCGGTCAAGACGCAGGTCTATACAGTCGATTCGGTGTTGCCGACGATTACGGTTCTCTCTAATACATATGCCGCGCTTTCGAATACCGGTTCGCAGACGCAGACGACGATTTCATGGACAAGTTCGCGACCTTCAGCACCTTATACCGTGCGACTTGGTGGCACAAGTTGTACCACCGGCACGCAGCTTGCATCAGGCACGACCGAACCTACCATCAGCTCGCCGACGAACACTATCGTAACCGAGGCGAATCTTGGTTCCAATGGCCCGCATACGATTCGCATTTGTGTTCAGAATCTGATATTGGCGTATGGTAACACAACCTTGACTTTAACCCGGGACACCACCCCTCCCACCTTCGCGGGCCTGACATCGCTCACCTCTGGCGGTAGCAGTAACTTCACACTCCAATGGTCTCTCGCCGATGACACGACTGGCTCTGGCATCGCGTATTACAACATCTACCGCGCCGAAGCAGTCGGTGGCCCGTACACAACCGTGAACCATATCGCGGCGCACCCGGCGACGAGCATCAACGTGACAGTGCCGGTGGCGACGAATACATATTATTATGTGGCTGGCGCAGTCGACAATGCCGGTAATGAAACCAAAGTCACGGCTTCGCCGTTCGCGACGAAGCCGCAGATTCGGCTCGTTGTCTCGGGGCTTGACACCGCTAATAGCAAGACTTTTGGCTTCACCGACGGCACTGCCTCGGGCACGATTAGCGCAAACTCGATTGCGCCGGGAGTCGTTTGGGTTACCACTCGGGGCTTGGGCGACACGTACAACTTCGCCATCACGGCGCAGCCTGCAGGTCAGGTCTGCGCCATCAGGCAGGGACAGTTCGGAACGTTGTTGAGCGACTTGACTCTCAATATTGATTGTGCCAATGGGTATATGGTTGGGGGACGCTTTCAGGCGGTGGCAGCGACTAATGTGCCCGCTATGCTCTACCGTACGCGGGCAGAATTTTTACAAACATCCTTCGCTGTACTCGGAGAACTTCCCAACTCGCTCGCAGTTGCTGGCGGGTTTGTCTTTTGGGGGACTGACGGTGACTGCGACGGCGGCGCGCCGCTGAGTTATTGTATTTATAAGACGGACGTCAACAATATCAACGCCAGAACCCTGGTCGCCAGCGGAATTCCGGGCGTGATTCGTGGCATGGCAACAGATGGTACGAGCATCTATTTCACGACCCTCACTGATAATCGCCTCTACAAAGTCCCGGTGGTAGGTGGTGCTCGTTTCGAAGTTGCTTCTGGTTTCAGCAATCCGTTCGGTATTGCGCTCGACGGCGACGACATCTATGTGTGCAATCGGGCGGCGGACGAGTTAGTGAAGGTCGACTTGCGTACCGGACAAAAGACGACCGTCGTCTCCGGTATTTCCGCACCAATCGGCATTGTTGTCGTCGGCAATGATCTATATTTTACCCGCGCGGGAGTAAATGCAGTTTACCGGGTTCCAAAGGGCGGCGGAACTGTCGTGACAGCATTCGGGCAAACTTCTGCAGGTCATGTTGATGGCGTCGGTTCTGTCGTACGCCTGAACGAACCGCACGACCTCATTTACGATGGCAAAGGTAGTCTGATTTTTACTGAATACGGTAACCACGTTGTCCGCCGCGCGTATCTGGCAACCGGCCAGGTAACGACACTCGTCGGCAACAGCTCGATGAGTTCGATGTTCTATACCAATGGTGCGGGCAGTAGTGCGGGTTTACCGCGTCCGGTCGGTATTGCCACCGATGGCCGCAATATGTACATCAGCCTGCACGGTGACAGACGTATCGTGAAGCTCTTTGAAGACAAACTAACCGGGCATTGGACGTTTACCAATAACAGCGACGACTATTCAAGCGATGCAGCAGCCGTGACGCCGGCTTGGTTGGGTACTGCGACTTACACGACCGGGCGGTTTGGCGAAGCAGCGGGCGCAGCGCTGTTTGATGGCAGTCGACACGTCACCACGAAAAACTTCACTTTTACTGTTAATCAGCCATTTACTTTGTCTGCCTGGGTACGCGCCAGCGATCTCTCGGTGGCGAGGCCGATAATCGGCAACCTGACAGATTTCGAATTCCAGTGGTATATCGCCCCGAACGGATCGGTGACCTTTCAGAATTGGTACAGCAGTGGGGCGCTCACGAATTATCTCAGCTCAACTTCGGCGGGCGTAGTGAAGACGAACACCTGGGTGCACCTCACCTATGTCTACCGGGGCGGCGATACTGTGCATCCGGGTGGGCGAATCTATGTCAACGGATACAACATGACCGCCGCTTCGAGCCAGGCATCGGTAGATTTTTTGGACTCATTTGTTAGCAATGTCACCATTGGGGCCACGCGTTCACAGGCCTCAAGATTTGCCGGTTCGATGGCCGACGTGCGCATCTACAACCGTGCTCTGAGCGAGGGAGAAATCAACGAACTGGCACAAGATACCGGCACTTCTGCTAATATTGGTCCGACTGAACTCATAGCGCATTATGAGATGTCCGGATATACCGCTTCGGGGGCGCTCGCGCAGAATCTTTTGGGCGGCACGACAAGCGCAGTGGGTAAAGACGGCGACACTGCAGGCGCCTTCTCTTTTAACGGCACGGGATCGCTTTCTGTTGATGCGGCAACGATCGCCGCGCTGCCAAAAGAAAATGCCCCGCGCACGCTATGCGCGTTCATTCGCCCGCTCGCTTATCCCCCCGTCAGTAATTTTGTGTCGCCGGTTTCTTATGGTGGCGCAGGTAGCGGCAGAGAATTCGGTCTGGCAATCAGCCGCGATGCAGGCACGAATATTTTTGTAGCGAATACATTTAATTCGGCTTTTGATCACGCTGTCGCCTATAAGTTTTCTCTCGGCACATGGGCACATGTCTGCGCAACTTTCGATGGCACCAATGCCCGCCTCTACGTCGATGGTGCGCTGGTGGGAACTAAGCCCGTAACACTTTCTACATCCGTCTCTTCGACCGTCTCCGGGGCTTTTCGCGTCGGCGCCTGGTTTGATGACGGCCATCGTTTCACCGGCGATGTCGACGATGTTCGCGTATATAATAAAGCTCTTTCAGCAGCAGAGATACGGCAAATAGCTGTGCAGGCACCTGCAGGTTTGGTGTCACGCTTCGATTTTACCGGCGACACAGCAGATGCCAGCGGCCAGGGAAACACCCTCACCAATGCCGGCGCAACGCCGACTGACGATCGTTTCGATCTTAATAGCCAGGCGTACAAGTTTGACGGCAGCGATAGCATGAGTGTTGCTGCCGGCAATCACTTGGTATCCGATGCCACTTTCGCCTTATGGATAAGGCCCTCGACCATCCCCGCGGGGCTGACAGGCCTCATCGACAACTGGAACGGCGACGGTTCGACTGCGGGTGCCAAGGGCGGAGGTATCGTTTTCAACGGACCTACTGCGCTGCAGGTGCTTGCCCGGGGAAATGGTGCCGTGAACGATTGCGGCGTTACCTACATGCCCCCAGCAGGCACCTACAGGCATATAGCAGCCACGGTGCGCTCAGGTTCTACGGGTAACATTACCATCTACGTTGATGGGGCCGCCATCAGAACATGCACACCCGCAAATCTTTTTCCCGAATTCAACAACGGAGTAAATTTCGCAATCGGCAAGAATATCTGGCCGACAGGTTTCGACGGCAATATCGATGATGTGCGCATTTACAACCGTGCTCTGAGCGCAACCGAAGTGCGTGCGCTGGTGCAGCAACCCAGCCGAAGAATTTATGTCACCGCAAATACGTATTCTGGCGATCTGGCTGGTGTTACCGGGGCCGACGCAAAATGTAACAATGTTGCCGATGTGAACAAGCCGCCCGGTGTCTACAAAGCAATGCTGGTCGACGATTCTGTGCGCCGAGCATGCACCTCGGCCAGTTGCGCGACTTCTGGCTTTCTCGAAAACATCGATTGGGTGCTGCGGCCGCAGGTGCCATATGTTGATCAGGCAGGTACGAGGTATTTGTTCACGGCGAACGACCGGGCCGTATTCTCTTCTGTGGCCATCGGTGGAATCGCCGGCAGTGCCGTGTATCCGTGGACAGGCCTCAGCAGCTCTTGGCTTGTAGGTTCAGTTATTTCTCCCACGCAGGATGATTGTGCAAATTGGACACCAGTAGGGGTAAATGGATTCTATGGAGAAGGCTCAAACACCGGTGGCGGAGCCATTTCATTTAATTTTGGCGGTTGTGCATTTAGTCGCCCGCTTTACTGCGTTGAGCAGTAG